From one Enterobacter kobei genomic stretch:
- the glnQ gene encoding glutamine ABC transporter ATP-binding protein GlnQ: MIEFKNVSKHFGQTQVLHNIDLNIKQGEVVVIIGPSGSGKSTLLRCINKLEDITSGDLIVDGLKVNDPKVDERLIRQEAGMVFQQFYLFPHLTALENVMFGPLRVRGANKKEAEVQAKALLAKVGLAERAHHYPSELSGGQQQRVAIARALAVKPKMMLFDEPTSALDPELRHEVLKVMQDLAEEGMTMVIVTHEIGFAEKVASRMIFIDKGRIAEDGNPQALIENPPSPRLQEFLQHVS; the protein is encoded by the coding sequence GTGATTGAATTTAAAAATGTTTCCAAGCACTTTGGGCAGACCCAGGTGCTGCACAATATCGACCTGAACATTAAGCAGGGTGAAGTGGTGGTGATTATCGGGCCGTCCGGCTCCGGTAAATCGACGCTCTTACGCTGCATTAACAAGCTGGAAGATATCACCAGCGGCGATCTGATCGTCGATGGCCTGAAAGTGAACGATCCAAAAGTGGACGAGCGCCTGATCCGTCAGGAAGCGGGCATGGTGTTCCAGCAGTTTTATCTGTTCCCGCACCTGACGGCGCTGGAAAACGTGATGTTTGGTCCGCTGCGCGTGCGTGGCGCGAACAAAAAAGAGGCTGAAGTGCAGGCAAAAGCGCTGCTGGCGAAAGTGGGTCTTGCCGAGCGTGCGCACCACTATCCGTCGGAGCTGTCCGGCGGTCAGCAACAGCGCGTCGCCATCGCCCGCGCCTTAGCGGTGAAGCCAAAAATGATGCTGTTTGATGAGCCCACCTCTGCCCTCGATCCGGAACTGCGTCATGAAGTACTGAAAGTGATGCAGGATCTGGCGGAAGAAGGCATGACGATGGTCATCGTGACCCACGAAATCGGCTTTGCTGAAAAAGTGGCTTCGCGTATGATCTTCATCGATAAAGGCCGCATTGCCGAAGACGGCAATCCGCAGGCGTTGATCGAGAACCCGCCAAGCCCGCGTTTACAGGAATTTTTGCAGCACGTTTCTTAA